In Rhinatrema bivittatum chromosome 11, aRhiBiv1.1, whole genome shotgun sequence, a single window of DNA contains:
- the SELENOM gene encoding selenoprotein M encodes MRLLLLLLGLFQPLLAYDIKWKNLGDLTHGKVESCGGUQLNRLKEVKAFITEDLPLCHNLVLKHIPGADPELVLMNAKYEELERIPLSEMTRDEINQLVQDLGFYKKESASAEVPPEYLRAPAKADQGRQPQEASTKDTEHTGAAKDDL; translated from the exons AtgcggctcctcctgctgctgctggggctctTCCAGCCCCTCCTGGCCTATGACATTAAGTGGAAGAACCTGGGCGACCTGACCCATGGGAAGGTGGAG TCATGTGGTGGATGACAGTTAAATCGACTCAAAGAG GTGAAGGCCTTTATCACAGAGGACCTGCCTCTTTG TCATAACTTGGTACTGAAACACATTCCTGGAGCGGATCCTGAGCTCGTTCTTATGAATGCAAAGTATGAAGAGCTGGAG AGAATCCCATTGAGTGAGATGACGCGTGATGAAATCAATCAGTTAGTGCAAGACCTTGGCTTTTATAAGAAAGAAAGTGCCAGCGCTGAAGTCCCTCCCGAGTACCTTCGCGCTCCAGCAAAAGCAGACCAAGGCAGGCAACCCCAAGAAGCAAGCACTAAAGACACTGAACATACAGGAGCTGCGAAAGATGATCTGTAG